GATCTCTCGAATCGACACTGCGCGGCTTTTCCGCTCAACCTCTTTCCCCTGCCGGGCCAACTTATAAAGCGGCTGACCATCGACCTTTAATGCCGAGTACATTGGCGGCACTTGCTCTATATCACCGACAAAACCACTTAGCGCAGTGCTCAAAGCCGCTTCACTCAGAGCAGTTGCGTCAGCTTCAGCTACGATGTCTCCCTCGCTATCACCTGTTGTCGTACTGCAGCCAAACAGCACGCGCGCTTCATAGGCTTTGTCGGAGTCTAGGAGATACTGTGAGAGCTTCGTGGCCTCGCCAAGGCAAATAGGTAAGACGCCGCTCGCAAGTGGGTCTAAATTCCCGGTGTGACCCGCTTTTGCCGCACCGAACAAATGACGAACGCGCTGCAAAACCTGATTCGACGAGGGACCAATCGGTTTGTCCAGCACAAGAATTCCAGTGACCGGTCGACCTTTTCGACGCCGAGCCATCTCAGCTGTCGTCCGCCTCTGCTTCATTGCCGCGAAGCGCGTCTGACGCCCGGGCTCGCCCAAG
The Candidatus Paraluminiphilus aquimaris genome window above contains:
- the truB gene encoding tRNA pseudouridine(55) synthase TruB; amino-acid sequence: MARRRKGRPVTGILVLDKPIGPSSNQVLQRVRHLFGAAKAGHTGNLDPLASGVLPICLGEATKLSQYLLDSDKAYEARVLFGCSTTTGDSEGDIVAEADATALSEAALSTALSGFVGDIEQVPPMYSALKVDGQPLYKLARQGKEVERKSRAVSIREIDLFNFQAGTRAEASISVRCSKGTYIRTLSEDLAASLGLPGHMSALRRIATGPFALAQAVSLDTLTQVAEAEGPTALDTFLMDPELAVDHLPRVEVENSAAFYLKQGQAVVVRNAPLNGMVRVAEAGGPFLGIGEMLDDGRVAPKRLFVDSH